In the Triticum aestivum cultivar Chinese Spring chromosome 2B, IWGSC CS RefSeq v2.1, whole genome shotgun sequence genome, TTCACATTCACTCATTTTCTGTCCTTCTCTCAGGCGGCTTCCGTCCTACTGATATATATCCCGCATGATGATACCTTAATGATCTCTTAAGCAGCAAGTACCTTCAGCTAAAGGTATCACAAAAGGCTGCATTCTCTTCATGGTGCGATGCCAATAACAAATGCATTTGCTTGATCTCTTCATATCATGCATCCATCCATCAGCTTGCAATGCCCTTGTTCAGTTGTAAGTTCTAACTGTGTAGAGTTAAGGGATTTACAACGGAACTTGGTACAACTAGACATGTTCCATCATGGACAGAAAATTATACTACTAGTGTTCAGTTTCTGACTGGAATTTCGTTGGTGTGTCTGCAGGATTGGACATGGAAGTACGCTTTTGCTCGTGATGTTAGGCATGTTTTACACACGCGAAATTGATTGAGTGGGTGATAGATCTCCCGGACGATCCATGGAAGAAGTCTCGAGAAAACTAGAGCAACAAAGGGTGGGTAAATCAAATTAGCAGCAGGCTAATGATGatgcacgcgcgcgcacacacatgcACAATCTTTAGGCAGACGGTGCTGCAGAAAGCAATAATACTCAAAGTACCGGAAGCCAAAGATGCTAATCTGGAAGTACATTAGAGTCTTAATAAAATGCCTGAAGGAGGATATTTCTTCTCTGTCAGAACAACATAGTTTGGGAAAGCAATCAAGTGATTCTTCTCACACATGCCCTTGCTATTTAAGATGGTGAGGCAGTCACAGCGATTGAATTCTAGGGAAAAGCCAAGATTATCGACAAAAGTCAAGTGATTGCATTATCATAACCTGAAGGCCAGGATAATTGGCGGTCACAGTGCCATATGGTATGTCAGTTTATGTCTGATCTTATTGTTAGTACTGGAATACACCGACAAACAGCAGCTAGTTCTGACCCCCTCCCCTTTTTGTATGGAAAGCTGTAGAAAGGTTATTGGCTTACTACATAGGAACTGTATTTGTTGACCAGATGTTTTTGTCGGTATGGTTCACTCAGCTCCCGCCTCGCATCCTTTTTCTTTTCAGTTCTTAAGATATTTTTGCTAGTGTTTTGACTATAACAGAACCATGATGCACTTGCAGCATAACAGTGTCACTGGAACAAGATCCGGCATCGACGTACAATACTTTGCCGATGTGGAACTCTGGAGAATTGGCCGGGTCTTTCTGTTTTTCAGGAGTAAGTTTATGCTGGTTTGCAAGACATTCGACACAACCTGGTAGCCAGTGCAGGGTCTACAGTCTCCATAATTGACATGGAAAACAATGTCTGCGGTAATAATCAGTTCTAGTCATCCATGTTTCTCACCCGGGCCATAGAATCAGAAACCCGTTATTTTTCACCTGTATGGTCGATCTATGGAAATCACACAACCAGTTACTGTCACCAGGCATGTCGGCGAAAGCCCAGACTTCTTGCAAGGACTTGCACTGTTTAACTACTTGGTCATAAGTGATGCACATAATTGATCGTGCTGAATATGATAAATTTTTTTGACGGATGAGGATGATAATGTGATTGATGTTAATTATACTTAGGAACTGTCTTATTGCATGCTGATGTGtcaatccgagaatgtttttttTTCTTGTGAAATAACACCAGACTTATTTGCATAGCTATAGATTCTTTTTTGTGAACGTAGCTACAGATTGACATGCCATCTTATGTTATTTTGTGTTATTATATAAAAGGCACATCCTCCTGATCGCATGCTAAAATTCACCTAATAATATCACATGCTAAAATTGATATAAATATACTCCATAAATCCATAATCTCCCTAAATTTGCAATTGATGTAATACAGTGGAAATCAAAGCTTTGATGGCACAGCGAGAGTTTTTTTCAATGAAGATTGCAAGATCACAAAATATGGTTTCACATAGTCTAGCTAATTATGCTCGACGGAGCATAGCACTGCGCTCCTCCTTTTATTCATGACCTTGTATTAGCGGATTGTAAACTGATAACGTGGAATAAAACATTTCCCTCGAAAAGAAAGTCTATTTAGCACACTGAATTTGAACCTGGTGGGAGAAATATTACCCCCATGACCTAAATCTCGGTCTATTGATCTACACCTCAATTTACttgattttctctcttttttaagtTCTGTTTGATTTTAATATAAAATCAAACTTAAATTTTACATTGTGGCGGTTTTTAGTGCTAAAAGTGCCAATGGGGGAAGCAGGTTGGGAATATCACTGTCCTCCTAGCcatcaaccacaggttgattcacaAAAATTCCCCTAGATGGATTATATCCTCTACCGACGTGAGTTAACGAGGTGAATCAagttttttcttttggatttttttttgagggactgaagcaaacaagtttaagtctcctttggttcataggataggaataggaaaatcGTAGGGAGTGAGATGACATACATCTCAATTCCTATATaggaagagatgtcatttgatgcataggataggaattttttcattgaatctaggctaatgtttttttcctccaaaatgtaaaggattgattcctatcctacataggaataagAATTCTTTAAAGTAATTTTTTCTTGCAAATCCtgtcctatgaaattcctacaaagtTCCTATAAACCAAACCTCAAGGGAAAACCTCTCGGTGTTTTTATTTCTTTGCCAAAAGCTCGGCCGTCCATTCCTCGCCACCGTCATTGGCCTCCACACAAGAGCCTGAACTTTCTACGATCCCCAAAGCTTTGGCCCCCGGTatatggccgccgccgcccgccgcctgctCCGGTGACTGGATTCGGTCCTCTCGTCCCCGAAGCCACCGCCGACAAGCCTTCAACCTACTCCCTCCGCCGTCCCGTCTACCGCGTCCTCCCGCCGAGCCCACGGACGCCTCCCCGCACCGGAAGCCGCCCCCAAGCCCCCGACCGACGGCAAGGTAACGCTCTCCGGCCCTCTCCCTATCGGCTGCCTCCCCCTCTACCAGCGGGCGCGGCAGCGTGAGTGGTCCGCCTGCTGCGCGTGTGCTCGGCGTGCTGCGTGCGTGCTCTCACAATTGCTACCTCCGCTTGCTACTGTGGTCCGTACTGTGTGGAGTATGTCCTTATCTGGCGACTGCTCGAAAGTTAGCACTGTCCTTTAATAAACTGTGATATGTATTGGATATGCCTATGTAGAGATAAATGGTGGTCTACATATGATATTTGTAACAGTTGGTTAAGCTTATTGTGAGCACCATGTCCGGAGTTGCCGATTATTTTAGCATGGTTGCAAACACACCATATCAGTTTGAAGATTATGTCACATCAACAAATGACAAACCTTAATCTGTTAATTTTAAAACTCCATTTCCTTGCAATGACAGAAGTGTTGCCGCAGCCGCTGTCCTGTACGACATTATATATCCCGTGGTTCACGAACCTCAAAGGAAACCGTCGGGGACATGGCCATGACCGTGGCGGAGGCGCGTCTCCGGCAGGACAAGGTGAAGAAGTTCGAAGATTTCGTTGACCGGCGGCTCAAGCCTGACCTTGTGAACGCCATCGCCCAGCGTGATAACTTGTTCCAGCAGCAGAAGACTTTGTAAGCTACCCTGTTCTCTCCTCGTCTTCGCTTGTGTTGTAGCTGTACTGAAACATTTAGGCCCCTTGATTCCAGCTATTCAAATATATGGCCTTAGTACTCCTCATTCCTCTGATCAATGAACCTTTATTGGGTGTTGGCAGCTTGGATCTGAAGAAGAACATCGAAAACTTGGAAAAGAATGGTGTAACGAGCATGCGATCCATGGTCAATCTTGGCTCAGAGGTTTACATGCAGGCAGAAGTGTAAAACAtccttttccctctcccccgccTAAACAGTCTGAAGTTCTTATGCCTTTTCCTTTCACTCTGGGTAGACATCTGCAACATATTCTAGTGGATTTGCTTTGTAACTTATTAGTTAGACATAATTCATATAGTAACAAAACTCTCTTGCAAAAAACAAAGACTCTCTCGCTTTCTCTGTAATATCTAGTGGAAGAATTTCTATTATCCTAATCCTAATTTAAGTGAAGTCAGAGACCATAAAGTAAAATATGTATTATTAGAGTAGGTGGTTTGCACTGTTTAGGGGCGAGACTACATTACTCAACCTCATAATGTGGGTATGCTTGTCATTGTCGACATGAGTAGCTCTATGCTTGATGTAACTTTTGCAGTAGGATAGACATGAGAAAGGTGCTTCTATATGCATCTGAAAAATACATAAGAAAATGGTGGTGCTCACATATGGAGATAGCATGCAAGTGAATTTGTTTGGTGTTCACTTTGTAAATTGGAAGAATGCAGTTGGCCATTAGGCAGTATAACAAGCAAACATGGAACTTGCTTTGATATGTCCTTATGCTGCTTCTTATTTTAACTTCATTTTTTAACTACAATTGTTTAATAACTGTTAGCTTAACATCAAAAGGTTGGAATAGCTTCAGATAATTAGACAGTATAGCAAGCAAACAAGGAACTTCCTTTGATATGTCCTTATGCTGCTTCTTATTTTAACTACATTTGTTTAACCAGCTGTTAGCCTAACATTAAAAGGTTGGAATAGCTTCAGATCATTATTGTGAAGCGCTAATGAGAATTGACTGTTTCGAACATAAGCCTACCTTCAGATTTCTTGAACTTTTGAGATCTTATTGCATTATTCTGTTGTGATTTCTGCAGGCCGGACACGAGGCACATTTTTGTGGATATCGGTCTAGGTTTTCATGTGGAATTTACTTGGCAAGAGGCTCTGCAGTTTATATCTGTACGAGAAGCAAGGTTGGCCAGGTAACTCAACTCAAATTGAATCAGATCTTGCTTCTGCGCAGCAGTTTTTATCACACATGCAACATGTGTTTGTGAGAAGGGAGTTATGCTAAAGAGTTGTTGATGATTCGAGGGAGGTTCAGGTGCTTCATCCTCTGTTCTACACAATTTGTGTGGATAGTATATAGGTGTACTTGTTTTAGCCATATATTATTGTAGTTGGTAGAAAATTTTGGTTTAGGTGAAGTGCTTGGATTCTCTTTTTCTTGTGAAGCAAGGACAAGAGAAAGAGATGGTATTCATGAGCATTGTGATGGCTCTTAAGATTTGTAGATAATATTTGTATTTAACTATTCATGGTGTCCATTTCATGGTTGGAGCTTGATGCTCGCTTCAGCCATCAGATGCTGGACGGAGGAGACTTATTTATCATAAGTATTACACATTGTACAGAGGGAAAGCTGATTCTGTTCATCTAGTGTGTTGTCTTACTGACAGTCATTGTCAATGCTGGGCCCTTGTACGACATCCATATCCTGGCTGTTGtaatttccctttttatgcttgaACGTGCTCCTTattctatgtactccctccgttctaaaatagatgactcaactttgtactaactgtagtacaaagttgggtcatctattttggaacggagggagtagttgacatTCATTCATTCACATGTTAATGTTGTAAACTCTTGAAATGTTTGCAGACAAATAGACGAGTACACACACCTCATAGCGAGCATAAAGGCGCAGATCAAGATGGTATGTACGATGAACTAGGTGCTTCATTTATGCAGTAGATGATGTGATTCTCAGATGTTACCCCCTCTTATTCTGTTTAAATGCAGGTATGTGAAGGTATCCGCGAACTCCTGCAGTTACCAGCGGAGTGAGCTGCCGGGAGAAGCGCGCGCCAAACTAGCGGCGGAGAGGTATATGTTTGGTAGGGGGACGCATGTGTGTTGCCATGGATTTCTTAAGATTCTTGCAAGAAGCTGTATGCCAAGAATGCAGCTCCCAAATCCCAATGTTGACTAGGGAGGCACCGTGAAAATATAGGTAAACGAAGTGGCAAGTGAAAATGAATCAATGTCTTGGGAAATGAATCAATGTCTTTTGGTTCAATTCTGTGGTGCTTGTTGAAAATCACAAGTGCCTTGACTTATGTGAGTTTGTATGTACAGACTGAATCAATGTCTTGGGAAATGATAACGTTTCTTGCTGCCTTCTTGCTATTCCGCCTGAAGGCTCTGCAGTTTTGCTAGGAAAGAACCGTCTGCTTATTAATAAGAACTACGCTAATTCAACAAAGGTATTGATAACCTCACCAAAAAAAAGGTTGAAAATGTGGAAAACCGGTTGAAAATGGAGTTACAGACACAAGACAAGAAAATGGAAAACGGTCACAATTCTCTGAAAAGATTTCATACTCTTTGAGAGTCGCCACCACTTCTCCATGCAAGCATCTTGTAGCAACATTATAAAGTGGAGAACAACCCACACGACGTCGGAAAACtccatggcaaggtccatctttgCCTTTCCGTCGATGCCCGCCAAAGGGCGGATCGCCGTGATTGTCCACAAAGAAAGTGGCTTaatgtacttcctccgtttttaaatacaattctttttagagatttcaattcaATACGAACTGCATACGAATGtacatatagacatattttagagcgtgaattcactcattttgctttgtatatacttcatattgaaatctctaaaaagacttatattggaATCCCTAAATTCCTCGGGCTTGTTCGTCGGGATATTGCACCTATTATTCTCAGCTTTGGTTGGGCCAAACTGTTATGAGCACCAAGTCGTCTCAACTTTGCTTGATCTAGCACCCAGCCCGGACGTGCCTTTTCGTAAATTTGGGGGATAAATCGTGGCGTGGCGTGCATGAGTGATGTCAACTCTCAGTTCTCGGGCTGAGATGATGAGTGATTCAGTGGAGTGGAGCTGGGTCGTCCCTTCCCTTTCCTTTCCTTGCTTGGTAATCAACAAAGCAGACATCATCAATAAGAAGAGCCTCACACCCAGCAAACAGGGATCGAGCAGCACACCGGCCGGCGAGGCCTCTTCCTGCTCCTGCATTGCAATCCCAAGGCAATGGCAACGGCGGCAATGGCTTCCCCTACCATGTCCACCCTTcttctcttcatgatgctcttccTGCATCTGTACATCTCTCCGGCGACCGCCTTCTACCTCCCGGGGAGCTACCCGCACCGCTACCTCCCCGGCGAGGCCCTCGCCGCCAAGGTGAACTCCCTCACCTCGCCGTCTTCCAAGCTCCCTTTCCCCTACTACTCCCTCCCCTTCTGCGCGCCGCAAGGCGGCGTCAACCGCGCCGCCGAGAgcctcggcgagctcctcctcggcgACCGCATCGAGACGTCGCCCTACCGCTTCTCCATGCTCACCAACAGCACCGCCGCCTTGTTCCTCTGCCGCACCGACCCggtctcccccgccgccgccgacctcatcAGGTCCCGCATCGACGACGCCTACCACGTTAACCTCCTCCTCGACACGCTCCCCGTGGTCCGGTATGTGAATAATCCCATCGCGCCGGATGTGTTACTCCGGTCCACGGGTTTCCCGGTCGGCGTGCGCGCCGACGACGGGGAGTACTACGTCTACAACCACCTTAGGCTCACGGTTCTGGTCAACAAGCAGAAGAATGCCACGGCCAGGGTGGAGGCCTTGATGGCCACCGCCGATGCGTCTGAACTCATCGGCttatccggcggcggcggcggtggtggcggcgcgtACACCGTCGTCGGGTTCGAGGTCGTGCCGTGCAGCGTGGAGCACGACGAGGCGGCCATCAGCGACAAGAAGATGTACGACGGCTTCTCGTCCAAGGCGGCCGCCGGGTGCGACCCTTCTGTGGTCGGCATGCGCGTGCAGGCCAACAAGCCGCTGGCCTTCTCCTACGAGGTGTCCTTCGTGGAGAGCGCCGTGGAGTGGCCGTCGCGCTGGGACGCTTACCTCGAGATGGGCGGCGCTCAGGTGCACTGGTTCTCCATCCTCAACTCCATCGTGGTGGTGGCGTTCCTGGCGGCCATCGTGCTGGTCATCCTGCTGCGCACCGTGCGGCGCGACCTGGAGCAGTACGAGGAGCTCGGCAGCGAGGCGGCGCCGCACGCCGACGACATGGCCGGATGGAAGCTCATGGCTGGGGACGCGTTCCGGGAGCCCAGTCACCCGGTGCTCCTGTGCGTGATGGTGGGCGACGGCGTGCGCATCCTGGGCATGGGCGTGGTCACCATCCTCTTCGCGGCGCTCGGGTTCATGTCGCCGGCGTCCCGGGGCGCGCTCGTCAGCGGCATGCTCTGCCTGTACCTCGTCATGGGCCTCGCCGCCGGGTACACCGCCGTGCGGCTCTGGAAGACGGTGCGGCACGGCGACAGCGCCGGGTGGAAGGCCGTGGCGTGGCGGGCCTCGTTCGTCTTCCCGGGCATCGGGTTCTCCGTCTTCACCGCGCTCAACTGCGTGCTCTGGTACAACGGCAGCACGGG is a window encoding:
- the LOC123042326 gene encoding transmembrane 9 superfamily member 11-like, producing the protein MATAAMASPTMSTLLLFMMLFLHLYISPATAFYLPGSYPHRYLPGEALAAKVNSLTSPSSKLPFPYYSLPFCAPQGGVNRAAESLGELLLGDRIETSPYRFSMLTNSTAALFLCRTDPVSPAAADLIRSRIDDAYHVNLLLDTLPVVRYVNNPIAPDVLLRSTGFPVGVRADDGEYYVYNHLRLTVLVNKQKNATARVEALMATADASELIGLSGGGGGGGGAYTVVGFEVVPCSVEHDEAAISDKKMYDGFSSKAAAGCDPSVVGMRVQANKPLAFSYEVSFVESAVEWPSRWDAYLEMGGAQVHWFSILNSIVVVAFLAAIVLVILLRTVRRDLEQYEELGSEAAPHADDMAGWKLMAGDAFREPSHPVLLCVMVGDGVRILGMGVVTILFAALGFMSPASRGALVSGMLCLYLVMGLAAGYTAVRLWKTVRHGDSAGWKAVAWRASFVFPGIGFSVFTALNCVLWYNGSTGAVPFALFVVLILLWFFVSVPLTLAGGLLASRVRGHVEYPVKTNKIARQVPAAQCSPWVFVAVAGTLPFGTLFIELFFIMSSLWLGRVYYVFGFLLVVLGLLVAVCAEVSVVLTYMGLCVEDWRWWWRSFFASGSVAAYILGYAVYYLVFDLHSLSGPVSAALYVGYSLLMALAVMLATGAVGLGASFCFVYYLFSTVKLD
- the LOC123046985 gene encoding protein UXT homolog isoform X2, producing the protein MAMTVAEARLRQDKVKKFEDFVDRRLKPDLVNAIAQRDNLFQQQKTFLDLKKNIENLEKNGVTSMRSMVNLGSEVYMQAEVPDTRHIFVDIGLGFHVEFTWQEALQFISVREARLARQIDEYTHLIASIKAQIKMVCEGIRELLQLPAE
- the LOC123046985 gene encoding protein UXT homolog isoform X1, with amino-acid sequence MSAKCCRSRCPVRHYISRGSRTSKETVGDMAMTVAEARLRQDKVKKFEDFVDRRLKPDLVNAIAQRDNLFQQQKTFLDLKKNIENLEKNGVTSMRSMVNLGSEVYMQAEVPDTRHIFVDIGLGFHVEFTWQEALQFISVREARLARQIDEYTHLIASIKAQIKMVCEGIRELLQLPAE